One segment of Setaria viridis chromosome 4, Setaria_viridis_v4.0, whole genome shotgun sequence DNA contains the following:
- the LOC117852762 gene encoding uncharacterized protein isoform X3 — MDPHQPFDHPHHRRAHPGHHHYLDQHHLHHLPAGGGGGGGGVAPARSRYEYDSHPIPYLPSDHHHHHPLPRAHHHQPPPPPPPPPPHQLPPPPPPASHHRHDGSHYAALPLRAPPEPYSPPPYRNPTPSPHYPYHQHQRHGGDDFRPADEIRRAPSHHHPHPHHLQPQHHYQQPPLSREEVEEERWRYPAHQLRVSPPGARKRYRCAMHDSGDLESTSSSGPPPRRQRQQLHPSYSPPPEGSFVDREISYSGYSSHEGFVTHSDSNNGNRKMPMSTSAMLPGSPNSLGAGYPRRTPQTAPARVSVWQRIEENPSVYTPPSPRKVHISPSKMKNPGSAPKELASVISLDCKSKSADSKDNGDSAGMKKNVVKTSEKVLASVLVKPSSEAKEKERAVSKVTKKSDSKVTKKPDKVENNIPGFTSGGVGSAAFPGAGGKKVKKIVIKKIVRKICTKDKQTSPIVSEKKDGIDANANASEKEEGEITSSSFEKDAISAHNLVSTSDTAGVANSVEVQREQSNDLVNLGKSNASPTIASTGALDTASVSRREHPGKEDDKSFMNSVDGNASPAIESTKTFNTTREHPGRQEDGVSIDSSGINAAFPCETNNSQKEEGGEILAVSGALNVASNSPRMLDAVRTHESEVENIEDKVPEVLSGNNASYVHGGKDDTAEVSENGNGRREEGDFFVNDSIRRPMTAEVSMTMSKDDNEKEGMILMGSSEVCVASLENSEGPFKIAEATATAHKEGMLKNPREKYMLSVSSCGALNTPEISVNENKEKECRIPIEPSETVASFTHQVKASNTLEVSVIESVQKESQVPIYSSSSEKIQCPEAPNTAEVVISKFVQSEAGKCSMDLSGKYVGTSDNSVCAPEYLLHDAKPALSKSDFSREVVNTYLQASRDIESTILSSLDDDPMKDSSGAVNLDNGIGRNTVSQVAELTHLHRTHPSPDNNFSFLHSHDSPSVSGNSEHSVPTALTLGNNIYFSRTESEGQPEENHKLMEVNQGFDVVTKTEFGSISNRKGESGNDLINAGVQNWLTLPLTVSYVNNDVTGSTDRLDLDQIMDEGASICQDHDIMPDMEQRGSIDALSGQDDSLNLCGNNTPQSDLLATKERNKDIDDETEAILPGGELASSQVYVDPDHTYHSNTEDHVAVPSTKPDPLSSWIEAIVSEAKKEHQSCKSTQHSISSSDKLLAPKEDSRKAVSDSVVNSVVKSPPRINIASSTVSKVPAKQVALPSSSREPPRLNQNARHRTWRRDNVSSSISSLHVSQPSGLPPKLPIKKNGQSQNSYIRKGNALIRNPATGNHPHSSNLDAQNKLSKPVMRRSLNFVRKVDSNDATAHSNLSVERPKTPPLPLHTKSISCAVNLLEPLSQTLQNQQLLETEKEDSNGQVISGVDNPLHRSEPLDAGKAVYVRPKLNQLVASQGQHPGDSSNSSMDKLMQPSTTSDLYFKKRKNQIVLGSSTSDVSSTKDMTQAENIKSGENKSLMFASSNTVAKDRPHRALKTTNTVGSFSHVWTLSGQHPRRKSFVGTSHMKVFPRILPWKRKMFCQNFRSSYPSLLNTSSLGIVRKLLQTRKRSTIYTVSTDGFSLRKSGVLSIGGSSLKWSRSLEKHSQKVNEEATLAVAEVERKKREKRNRQSIRNKGRNDQYSATVAANQLRNSSRASSDSRVPSTCNEYVRVNKGNQLVRNPKKVIRMLASEKVRWSLHTVRTRLAKKQQYCQFFTRFGECKKSGGKCPYIHDRAKVAICTKFLKGLCSNTSCKLTHKVLPERMPDCSYFLRGLCTNTACPYRHVKVNSKAPVCEDFLKGYCADGDECRKKHSYVCPVFEATGECPQESRCKLHHPKKKIKSKRSRVDTLQTNSWGRYFDTSIGHRRGARVVSSEEEERQKREQVSGDDLADFIDLGADIEVTGDVDTSDDIQLMELDSRNLKMQADNLEALIKPLRIMRTARV; from the exons ATGGATCCGCACCAGCCCTTCGACCacccgcaccaccgccgcgcgcACCCCGGCCACCACCACTACCTAGAccagcaccacctccaccacttgcccgccggcggaggcggcggcgggggcggcgttgCCCCCGCGCGGTCGAGGTACGAGTACGACTCCCACCCGATCCCGTACCTCCCctccgaccaccaccaccaccaccccctcccgcgcgcccaccaccaccagccgcccccgccgccgccgcctccgccgccgcatcagctgccccctccgccgccgcccgcttcgCACCACCGCCACGACGGCTCCCACTACGCCGCCCTCCCGCTCCGCGCCCCGCCGGAACCCTACTCCCCGCCGCCCTACCGCAACCCCACACCTTCACCCCACTACCCCTACCACCAGCACcagcgccacggcggcgacgacttCCGCCCCGCCGACGAGATCCGCCGCGcccccagccaccaccacccccacccccaccatcTGCAGCCGCAGCACCACTACCAGCAGCCGCCGCTCTCAAGGgaggaggttgaggaggagcggtggcgcTACCCTGCCCACCAGCTCCGCGTGTCGCCGCCCGGCGCGCGCAAGAGGTACCGCTGTGCCATGCATGACTCAGGTGACCTGGAGAGCACGTCGAGCTCTGGCCCGCCACCCCGCCGCCAGAGGCAGCAGCTGCACCCAAGCTACTCCCCGCCTCCGGAAGGCAGTTTTGTAGATAGGGAAATTAGCTATTCCGGTTACAGCAGCCACGAGGGCTTTGTAACGCATAGCGACAGCAATAATGGGAACAGAAAGATGCCGATGTCCACGTCGGCTATGCTACCGGGCTCGCCTAACTCCTTGGGTGCCGGGTATCCGAGGCGCACCCCGCAGACCGCCCCTGCAAGAGTGTCCGTGTGGCAGCGCATCGAGGAGAATCCCTCAGTGTACACGCCACCTTCTCCAAGGAAGGTGCATATTTCACCGAGCAAGATGAAGAACCCTGGGTCCGCTCCGAAGGAATTGGCCAGCGTGATTTCTTTGGATTGCAAGTCAAAGAGTGCTGATAGTAAGGATAATGGTGATAGTGCAGGAATGAAGAAGAATGTGGTGAAGACAAGTGAGAAGGTATTGGCTTCAGTTCTTGTGAAGCCTTCATCGGAGgccaaggaaaaagaaagagctgTTAGTAAGGTTACCAAGAAGTCTGACAGTAAGGTTACCAAGAAGCCTGATAAGGTTGAGAATAATATACCGGGATTCACTAGTGGAGGTGTGGGATCGGCTGCTTTTCCTGGGGCTGGTGGGAAGAAAGTGAAAAAGATAGTCATCAAGAAAATTGTTAGGAAGATCTGCACCAAAGATAAACAAACTAGTCCAATTGTCTCAGAAAAGAAGGATGGCATCGATGCTAATGCAAACGCTtctgagaaggaagaaggtgagatCACATCATCGTCTTTTGAGAAGGATGCTATTTCTGCACACAATTTGGTCAGCACTAGTGATACAGCAGGAGTTGCAAACAGTGTGGAAGTCCAAAGGGAACAAAGTAATGACTTGGTGAATCTGGGTAAGAGCAATGCTTCTCCAACCATTGCATCTACCGGTGCTCTTGATACAGCAAGTGTTAGCAGGAGAGAACATCCTGGAAAAGAAGATGATAAGAGCTTCATGAATTCAGTTGATGGTAATGCTTCACCAGCCATTGAATCTACCAAAACATTTAATACAACTAGAGAGCATCCTGGGAGACAAGAGGATGGGGTTTCCATCGATTCAAGTGGTATAAATGCTGCTTTTCCTTGTGAAACCAATAATTCTCAGAAGGAAGAGGGTGGTGAAATTCTGGCTGTTTCAGGTGCACTCAATGTTGCAAGTAATTCCCCAAGGATGCTTGATGCAGTGAGAACACATGAGAGTGAAGTGGAGAACATTGAGGACAAAGTTCCTGAGGTCCTGAGTGGAAACAATGCTTCGTATGTGCATGGAGGTAAGGATGATACTGCAGAAGTCAGTGAAAATGGGAATGGCAGGAGGGAAGAAGGTGATTTCTTCGTAAATGATTCTATTAGAAGACCTATGACAGCTGAAGTCAGCATGACTATGAGCAAGGATGATAATGAAAAAGAGGGTATGATTCTGATGGGTTCAAGTGAAGTGTGTGTTGCTTCTTTAGAGAATTCTGAGGGACCTTTCAAGATTGCAGAAGCCACTGCTACTGCCCACAAGGAAGGTATGCTTAAGAATCCAAGAGAAAAATATATGCTATCTGTTAGCTCTTGTGGAGCCCTCAATACTCCGGAAATCAGTGTTAATGAAAACAAGGAGAAAGAGTGCAGAATACCAATTGAACCAAGTGAAACTGTTGCTTCTTTTACACACCAAGTAAAAGCTTCCAATACACTGGAAGTTAGTGTTATTGAGAGTGTTCAGAAGGAGAGCCAAGTGCCCATTTATTCAAGCTCCTCCGAAAAAATACAGTGCCCCGAAGCTCCTAATACAGCAGAAGTTGTTATCAGTAAGTTTGTTCAGAGTGAAGCAGGCAAGTGCTCTATGGATTTAAGCGGAAAGTATGTAGGAACTTCAGATAACTCTGTGTGTGCTCCAGAATATCTTCTCCATGATGCGAAACCTGCTTTAAGTAAGTCAGATTTCTCCCGGGAAGTTGTGAATACATATCTGCAGGCATCTAGAGATATAGAGAGCACAATTTTATCATCGTTGGATGATGATCCTATGAAGGATTCCTCTGGTGCTGTTAATTTGGATAATGGTATAGGAAGGAATACTGTATCTCAAGTAGCAGAACTGACACATCTTCATAGAACCCATCCGTCGCCTGACAACAATTTCTCCTTCTTACATTCCCATGATTCACCATCTGTATCTGGTAATAGTGAGCATTCTGTTCCTACAGCTTTGACCCTTGGTAATAATATATATTTCAGTCGCACAGAGAGTGAGGGACAGCCTGAGGAAAACCATAAGCTAATGGAAGTAAACCAAGGATTTGATGTTGTGACAAAGACAGAATTTGGTAGTATTAGCAATAGAAAAGGTGAATCTGGCAATGACTTGATCAATGCAGGTGTTCAAAATTGGTTGACTTTACCACTGACAGTTAGTTATGTGAATAATGATGTTACTGGTAGTACTGATAGGTTAGATTTGGACCAGATTATGGATGAAGGTGCTTCTATATGTCAGGATCATGATATTATGCCAGATATGGAACAGCGTGGGAGTATTGATGCTTTGTCTGGCCAGGATGACAGCCTTAATCTATGTGGTAACAACACTcctcaatctgacctgttggcAACTAAAGAGAGAAATAAGGATATTGATGATGAGACTGAGGCCATTCTCCCAG GTGGAGAGTTAGCTTCTTCTCAGGTATATGTTGATCCAGATCACACCTATCACAGTAATACTGAGGATCATGTGGCTGTTCCAAGCACAAAGCCTGATCCGTTATCTTCCTGGATTGAAGCTATTGTGTCAGAAGCTAAAAAGGAACATCAATCATGCAAATCCACTCAACATTCTATCAGTTCTTCAGACAAGCTATTAGCACCAAAGGAGGATAGCAGGAAGGCAGTGTCAGATTCAGTAGTCAACTCTGTAGTAAAATCACCTCCCAGAATTAATATTGCGAGCTCCACAGTTTCGAAGGTACCTGCTAAGCAGGTCGCTTTGCCCAGTTCATCGCGAGAGCCCCCTCGCTTAAACCAGAATGCAAGGCACAGGACATGGCGTCGGGACAATGTTTCATCTTCTATTTCATCTTTGCACGTTTCTCAGCCTTCAGGATTGCCCCCCAAACTGCCAATAAAGAAGAATGGCCAAAGTCAAAACTCTTATATCCGCAAGGGTAATGCCCTCATTAGAAATCCAGCCACTGGAAATCACCCTCATTCTTCTAATCTAGATGCTCAAAATAAGTTGAGTAAGCCTGTTATGAGGAGGAGCTTGAACTTTGTCAGGAAAGTTGATTCAAATGATGCCACTGCACATTCTAATCTTTCAGTTGAAAGACCCAAGACTCCCCCTTTGCCACTTCACACCAAATCCATCAGTTGTGCTGTGAATCTTTTGGAGCCTTTGTCTCAGACTTTGCAGAACCAGCAGCTTCTTGAAACTGAAAAGGAAGATTCGAATGGGCAGGTTATCTCAGGAGTTGATAATCCATTGCATAGGTCTGAACCCCTGGATGCTGGTAAAGCAGTTTATGTAAGACCGAAGTTAAATCAACTAGTTGCTTCACAGGGGCAACATCCTGGTGACTCAAGTAACAGTTCCATGGATAAGTTGATGCAGCCATCCACAACATCTGATCTCTATtttaagaaaaggaaaaatcagATTGTTTTGGGATCCTCTACTTCTGATGTTTCAAGTACAAAAGATATGACTCAGGCTGAGAATATAAAGTCAGGTGAGAATAAATCTCTAATGTTTGCATCCTCCAACACTGTGGCCAAGGACAGACCACACAGAG CTCTTAAGACAACAAATACTGTGGGAAGTTTCTCTCACGTGTGGACACTTAGTGGACAGCATCCACGGAGGAAATCTTTTGTGGGAACTAGTCATATGAAGGTCTTCCCTCGTATACTTccatggaaaagaaaaatgttcTGCCAGAACTTCAGAAGCAGTTATCCATCGTTGTTGAATACAAGCTCTTTAGGGATAGTGAG AAAACTATTGCAAACAAGGAAGAGAAGTACCATTTATACTGTGTCGACTGATGGATTCTCTCTTCGGAAATCTGGAGTGTTAAGCATAGGCGGATCGAGTTTGAAATGGTCAAGGTCCCTTGAGAAACATTCTCAAAAGGTTAATGAG GAAGCTACGCTGGCAGTTGCCGAggttgaaagaaagaaaagagaaaagagaaatcGGCAGTCTATCCGTAACAAGGGAAGGAATG ATCAATACTCTGCAACTGTTGCTGCCAATCAATTAAGAAATAGCAGCAGAGCATCTTCAGATTCCAGGGTGCCATCAACTTGCAATGA ATATGTGCGTGTTAACAAAGGTAACCAACTGGTCAGAAATCCAAAGAAAGTAATCCGCATGCTTGCAAGTGAGAAAGTTCGATGGAGTTTGCACACTGTTAGAACACGCTTGGCAAAGAAGCAGCAAtattgtcaattcttcactcgCTTCGGCGAGTGTAAAAAATCTGGTGGCAAGTGTCCCTACATTCATGACCGAGCTAAGGTGGCTATTTGTACTAAATTTCTTAAAGGCTTGTGTTCTAATACTAGCTGCAAACTGACTCACAAG GTTCTTCCTGAAAGAATGCCAGATTGTTCTTACTTTCTACGAG GGCTTTGTACCAACACAGCCTGTCCCTATAGGCATGTGAAAGTGAACTCGAAAGCACCTGTTTGTGAAGATTTTTTGAAGGGATACTGTGCTGATGGTGATGAG TGTCGTAAAAAGCACAGCTATGTATGCCCTGTCTTTGAGGCAACAGGAGAGTGCCCGCAAGAATCAAGATGCAAGCTTCATCATCCTAAGAAGAAAATCAAATCCAAGAGAAGCAGAGTAGACACACTCCAAACCAACAGTTGGGGCAGGTATTTTGACACAAGTATTGGTCATCGAAGAGGGGCAAGGGTAGTTTcttcagaggaagaagagagacaGAAACGGGAGCAAGTCTCTGGTGATGACTTAGCTGACTTCATTGACCTTGGTGCCGATATTGAAGTCACTGGAGATGTGGATACTTCAGATGACATACAGCTGATGGAATTGGACTCACGAAATCTCAAGATGCAGGCTGACAATCTTGAAGCACTAATCAAGCCACTTCGGATCATGAGAACCGCAAGAGTTTGA